In one window of Fusobacteria bacterium ZRK30 DNA:
- a CDS encoding glycine betaine ABC transporter substrate-binding protein, with the protein MGITDLSFHRVTGTLVAYILNKMGYKVERRYAPHEENFKRLKHGEIDMLSSAWIPSSHGGYKADVESVTPVVELGYHYSPYALWGVPDYIPEDMVKTIDDLKKIEVLEKMNKSIQGINIGAGITRFSIKMMEEYGLTDAGYEFKIGNQDLCVEAFEKGVAKKEWLVVPLWQPQFLQHKFKIRDLKEPKGLLGITDKALLLISEKKVKTTFKKEELEILDKIILSNEIISELDYMYCREGMNEHEAVKRWFEN; encoded by the coding sequence TTGGGAATTACAGATCTTTCTTTTCATAGGGTTACAGGAACTTTGGTAGCTTACATTCTTAATAAAATGGGATACAAAGTGGAGAGAAGATACGCTCCCCACGAAGAAAATTTTAAGAGATTAAAACACGGGGAGATAGATATGTTATCATCTGCCTGGATCCCTTCCAGTCATGGGGGATACAAGGCCGACGTAGAGAGTGTCACTCCAGTTGTTGAACTAGGATATCACTATTCTCCATATGCCCTTTGGGGGGTTCCAGACTATATTCCCGAGGATATGGTAAAAACTATAGATGATCTAAAAAAAATTGAAGTATTGGAAAAGATGAATAAAAGTATCCAGGGAATTAACATCGGTGCCGGAATTACCAGATTTTCTATCAAGATGATGGAAGAATACGGCCTGACTGATGCTGGTTATGAATTTAAAATTGGAAACCAGGATCTGTGTGTAGAAGCTTTTGAAAAAGGTGTTGCTAAGAAAGAATGGCTGGTAGTTCCATTATGGCAGCCTCAATTCTTACAGCATAAATTTAAAATTAGGGATTTAAAAGAACCAAAAGGTCTCCTTGGAATTACAGATAAAGCTCTGTTATTAATCTCTGAAAAGAAGGTAAAAACTACTTTTAAAAAAGAGGAGTTAGAAATTTTAGACAAAATAATCCTATCCAATGAAATTATTTCAGAGCTGGACTATATGTATTGCAGAGAAGGAATGAACGAACATGAAGCTGTTAAAAGATGGTTTGAAAATTAA